The Haloferax sp. Atlit-12N genome window below encodes:
- the hmgB gene encoding hydroxymethylglutaryl-CoA synthase — protein sequence MTSVGIDAMEIWTGKLVLDLPNTFAPVKGEDPEKYTKGLGLHTSSFPDVYEDIVTMGANAAKQLMDRKGLTPADIGRIDVATESAFDNSKPVSTYIAGCLEQVYDGDFRHANKGERKFACIAGTQSLDDAYNWIKAGRNRGRAALVIATDTALYERGDPGEATQGAGAVAMLIDEDPDLVELSTEQGYGSMDETDFLKPNQQFPSVDGKRSMQVYLARMREALEDYESVAGRTHPDLFEYIPFHTPFPGMVRKAALLGFRHMTRDTDIEDDLEAEIGRQPREKDFETWDDYEEAIRGYMDELKTTEQYRDWYGRVIEPTLDISSRVGNWYTGSVHIARLSALIAAADEGKDMTGKQLLVGSYGSGAQAEIHAETVQETWLDEIEAVDVDDQLAARTEISFDDYELIHDVHNHEKEIEVEEFTQPEAEFVFTGWGRMNERRYEYVE from the coding sequence ATGACTTCCGTCGGCATCGACGCCATGGAGATTTGGACGGGCAAACTCGTGTTAGACCTCCCCAACACCTTCGCGCCGGTGAAGGGCGAAGACCCGGAGAAGTACACGAAGGGTCTCGGTCTCCACACGTCGTCGTTCCCGGACGTGTACGAGGACATCGTCACGATGGGTGCGAACGCCGCCAAGCAACTGATGGACCGAAAGGGCCTCACGCCCGCGGACATCGGCCGCATCGACGTGGCGACCGAGTCCGCGTTCGACAACTCCAAGCCGGTGTCGACGTACATCGCGGGCTGTCTCGAACAGGTGTACGACGGCGACTTCCGCCACGCCAACAAAGGCGAGCGCAAGTTCGCCTGTATCGCGGGCACTCAGAGCCTCGACGACGCCTACAACTGGATTAAGGCGGGACGCAACCGCGGCCGCGCGGCGCTCGTCATCGCCACCGACACCGCCCTCTACGAGCGCGGCGACCCCGGCGAGGCGACACAGGGCGCGGGCGCGGTCGCGATGCTCATCGACGAGGACCCGGACCTCGTCGAACTCTCGACCGAGCAGGGGTACGGCAGCATGGACGAGACGGACTTCCTCAAGCCGAACCAGCAGTTCCCCTCCGTGGACGGCAAGCGCTCCATGCAGGTGTACCTCGCCCGCATGCGCGAGGCGCTCGAAGACTACGAGAGCGTCGCGGGCCGCACCCACCCCGACCTCTTCGAGTACATCCCGTTCCACACGCCGTTCCCCGGCATGGTTCGGAAGGCGGCACTCCTCGGCTTCCGTCACATGACCCGCGACACCGACATCGAAGACGACCTCGAAGCCGAAATCGGTCGGCAGCCCCGCGAGAAGGACTTCGAGACGTGGGACGACTACGAGGAGGCCATCCGCGGCTACATGGACGAACTGAAGACGACCGAACAGTACCGCGACTGGTACGGCCGCGTCATCGAGCCGACGCTCGACATCTCCAGCCGCGTCGGCAACTGGTACACCGGCTCGGTCCACATCGCCCGGCTATCGGCGCTCATCGCCGCCGCCGACGAGGGGAAGGACATGACCGGCAAGCAGCTCCTCGTCGGGTCGTACGGCTCCGGCGCGCAGGCCGAGATTCACGCCGAGACGGTCCAAGAGACGTGGCTCGACGAAATCGAGGCCGTGGACGTGGACGACCAGCTCGCGGCCCGCACCGAGATCTCCTTCGACGACTACGAGCTCATCCACGACGTGCACAACCACGAAAAGGAAATCGAGGTCGAGGAGTTCACCCAACCCGAAGCCGAGTTCGTCTTCACGGGCTGGGGTCGGATGAACGAGCGCCGCTACGAATACGTCGAATAA
- a CDS encoding RimK family alpha-L-glutamate ligase yields MGGDEPTVTVGILGFHDSRETKAISNAVTALGHEAVWLHEEAVGIEVSPSGVTLDPEVDVVVNRLLLSKSTTPLEDLSIASCYAAVRPVLNDPRNVLFAVHKHATASRLAAAGVPVPHTYMATADAKLNAARDGFGTPVVYKTAVGTNGGGTWLVDHDRAVSATVDGRRAFIQEYVDAGDHRRDLRVYVVDDEVVGAMYRYAPAGDWRTNVALGGDVEDATEDLPSEATRTALRATQTLGLDYAGVDLIESDDGWVVLEVNPTAGFRGLFRATGRSPAAAIARLAIERGGGRVDPALVERLGRALDGTPPADAPSHVRDERVPVVGHAERVTVTGVSGSKEVLARIDTAASTTRIAPRLAADLGTEPPASVVDDDAPPRVDIVVELAGERRTVTAVLDEDVGSETPLRIGRDLLRDYYVDVRRGVHGDAGH; encoded by the coding sequence ATGGGTGGGGACGAACCGACGGTCACGGTGGGGATTCTGGGATTCCACGACAGCAGGGAGACGAAAGCCATCAGCAACGCGGTCACGGCGCTCGGCCACGAGGCCGTCTGGCTCCACGAGGAAGCCGTCGGCATCGAGGTGTCGCCGTCGGGCGTCACGCTCGACCCCGAGGTCGACGTGGTGGTCAACCGGCTCCTGCTGTCGAAATCGACGACGCCGCTCGAAGACCTCTCTATCGCCAGTTGCTACGCCGCGGTTCGCCCCGTGCTCAACGACCCGCGGAACGTCCTCTTCGCCGTCCACAAGCACGCGACGGCGAGCAGGCTGGCCGCCGCGGGCGTCCCGGTCCCGCACACGTACATGGCCACCGCGGACGCCAAACTGAACGCCGCGCGAGACGGGTTCGGGACGCCGGTCGTCTACAAGACGGCCGTCGGGACCAACGGCGGGGGAACGTGGCTGGTCGACCACGACCGGGCCGTCTCAGCGACCGTCGACGGCCGGCGGGCGTTCATTCAGGAGTACGTCGACGCGGGCGACCACCGCCGCGACCTCAGAGTGTACGTCGTCGACGACGAGGTCGTCGGCGCGATGTACCGCTACGCCCCGGCGGGCGACTGGCGCACGAACGTCGCCCTCGGCGGCGACGTGGAGGACGCCACGGAGGACCTCCCGTCGGAGGCTACGAGAACGGCGCTCCGGGCGACGCAGACGCTCGGCCTCGACTACGCCGGCGTCGACCTCATCGAGAGCGACGACGGCTGGGTCGTCCTCGAAGTCAATCCGACGGCGGGGTTCCGTGGGCTCTTCCGCGCCACCGGACGGTCGCCCGCGGCGGCCATCGCCCGCCTCGCAATCGAGCGCGGCGGCGGGCGCGTCGACCCAGCACTCGTCGAACGGCTCGGGCGCGCGCTCGACGGGACGCCCCCGGCGGACGCTCCGTCGCACGTCCGCGACGAGCGGGTCCCCGTCGTCGGCCACGCGGAGCGCGTGACCGTCACCGGCGTCAGCGGGTCGAAGGAAGTGCTCGCGCGCATCGACACCGCCGCGTCGACGACGCGAATCGCCCCCCGGTTGGCGGCCGACCTCGGTACCGAGCCGCCGGCGTCGGTGGTCGACGACGACGCGCCCCCGCGGGTGGACATCGTGGTCGAACTCGCGGGGGAACGCCGGACCGTGACCGCGGTGCTCGACGAGGACGTGGGTTCGGAGACGCCGCTCCGAATCGGTCGAGACCTGCTCCGCGACTACTACGTCGACGTGCGCCGAGGGGTCCACGGCGACGCGGGCCACTAA
- a CDS encoding helix-turn-helix domain-containing protein yields the protein MTAAPRDDLARRIAGEITLSDDPGATLRKWRTDFDISQTALAEQLDVSSSVVSDYESGRRESPGIGVIRRMVEALLDIDEARGGSRIRQYARVLSAGFESDIVQDLREYPTSIPLDSFYDAIGATPIVDGDQDRISGHTVINSIQAITRLSSEEFYRLYGQSTSRALVFTGVTRGESPLVAMRVVTPTPNAVVLHGLSEDELWEHAPALATIDGFALAVTDRDLDEMLEDLRKLP from the coding sequence ATGACCGCGGCACCGCGCGACGACCTCGCCCGCCGCATCGCGGGCGAGATTACCCTCTCGGACGACCCCGGCGCGACGCTCCGGAAGTGGCGGACCGACTTCGACATCTCCCAGACGGCGCTCGCCGAGCAGTTGGACGTGTCGTCGTCAGTCGTCTCCGACTACGAGAGCGGTCGCCGCGAGAGCCCCGGCATCGGCGTCATCCGCCGGATGGTCGAGGCGCTTCTCGATATCGACGAAGCCCGCGGCGGCAGTCGCATCCGGCAGTACGCCCGCGTTCTCTCGGCCGGCTTCGAGAGCGACATCGTCCAGGACCTCCGAGAGTATCCCACGTCGATTCCGCTGGACAGCTTCTACGACGCCATCGGCGCGACGCCCATCGTCGACGGCGACCAAGACCGCATCAGCGGCCACACCGTCATCAACAGCATTCAGGCCATCACGCGGCTCTCCTCGGAGGAGTTCTACCGGCTCTACGGCCAGTCCACGAGTCGGGCGCTCGTCTTCACTGGCGTCACCCGCGGCGAGTCGCCGCTGGTCGCCATGCGCGTCGTCACGCCGACGCCGAACGCGGTCGTCCTCCACGGCCTCTCGGAGGACGAACTCTGGGAGCACGCGCCCGCGCTCGCAACCATCGATGGCTTCGCCCTCGCCGTGACCGACCGCGACTTAGACGAGATGCTCGAAGACCTGCGGAAACTCCCCTGA
- a CDS encoding DUF2150 family protein, which yields MTEAEERYYSPERWQNWLTRVEEEDLDLESEETGRLLMNIQNDAAIAIAKILTAYDDDTLGEEEALDELSTVHDIVMAEPEFESENEEAEILIGSVQTSLSCAFFAAEEFIVAGPAELEDDMDAYIRAAADAEAADDLDSALGYIVQVGSRVIDGEELDIEVLDELEFGLVTEWVNGLDSLQSGLSEPEVVEEED from the coding sequence ATGACCGAGGCCGAGGAACGATACTACTCGCCGGAACGCTGGCAGAACTGGTTGACGCGCGTCGAAGAAGAGGACCTGGACCTCGAAAGCGAGGAGACCGGCCGTCTCCTGATGAACATCCAGAACGACGCGGCCATCGCCATCGCCAAGATTCTGACCGCCTACGACGACGACACGCTGGGCGAAGAGGAAGCACTTGACGAGCTTTCGACCGTCCACGACATCGTCATGGCCGAACCCGAGTTCGAGTCGGAGAACGAGGAGGCCGAAATCCTCATCGGAAGCGTCCAGACGAGCCTCTCGTGCGCCTTCTTCGCCGCCGAGGAGTTCATCGTCGCCGGCCCCGCCGAACTCGAAGACGACATGGACGCCTACATCCGCGCCGCCGCGGACGCCGAGGCCGCCGACGACCTCGACAGCGCGCTCGGCTACATCGTCCAGGTCGGCTCCCGCGTCATCGACGGCGAGGAACTCGACATCGAGGTTCTCGACGAACTCGAATTCGGGCTCGTCACCGAGTGGGTCAACGGTCTCGACAGCCTCCAGAGCGGCCTTTCGGAGCCCGAAGTCGTCGAAGAAGAAGACTGA
- a CDS encoding type IV pilin has translation MQVASRAQSETVGMILLLGLVVVVVTVGGVAALAAVDDYRDDAPLVELDVTVDGSNLTLAHRAGDTLRAGDVAVVTRSEDTTTRYSLGTDGDINRRATTSESQFGPGDSWRPTAPVGFDGSDPYLVLVIHEPSNTVIHRAERTLGAVTETPGPAPTPRPTTTSPPATTTSTATATPTTATTTTATTTSTPPESTAINGVHVEDRTTNSGGAGYRVDYDVTAGPDFDRVRVTFENLDSSWATQTVTETNARSFATYDIGAGVGDRYRITVAALDAGGNVLDSRTISDVADGDNPDANTGLPESNDPKIRGAALIDLTQEGATYELNYNVTNTSNLSEIRVEFDNLDAPSATAELSGTAPRGTIAGYSAYDGTEGDDYEAVIRVFDEDGVLVDRRVISDVADGVDPAGNDDLTRASSPSFKGTLIDDLSMTQADYEASYNVTDRAEFDRVRLWVSNVDDSYAEGIYESTDPRNTIDDFAAEDNGGTLGMSYHIRLQLLDADGVVVDERIVTDDADWTDPSGNDGLSRAGSPALDSVSVSDRSNTNQNQVRYRIDYEVVETNEFAEVEVYFRNRQQPQASGVVRSTATSENNLEYTETYGTGNTYDIEVRVVDDDGIVVDRYVISDIAGDKNA, from the coding sequence GTGCAGGTCGCTTCGCGCGCGCAGAGCGAGACGGTCGGGATGATTCTCCTGTTAGGCCTCGTCGTCGTGGTCGTCACGGTCGGCGGCGTCGCCGCGCTCGCCGCTGTCGACGACTACCGAGACGACGCTCCGCTAGTGGAACTCGACGTGACCGTCGACGGGTCGAACCTGACGCTCGCGCACCGCGCCGGCGACACCCTCCGCGCCGGCGACGTGGCCGTCGTCACGCGAAGCGAGGACACGACGACCCGGTACTCGCTCGGGACCGACGGCGACATCAACCGCCGAGCGACGACAAGCGAGTCGCAGTTCGGTCCGGGCGATAGCTGGCGACCGACCGCCCCCGTCGGATTCGACGGGAGCGATCCGTATCTCGTGTTGGTCATCCACGAACCGAGTAACACCGTCATCCACCGCGCGGAGCGGACGCTCGGCGCGGTCACGGAGACGCCGGGCCCCGCGCCGACGCCGCGACCGACGACGACGAGTCCGCCAGCGACCACCACGTCCACGGCGACGGCAACTCCGACGACCGCAACGACGACCACGGCCACGACCACTTCGACGCCCCCGGAATCGACCGCCATCAACGGGGTGCACGTGGAAGACCGGACGACCAACTCCGGCGGTGCCGGCTACCGCGTGGACTACGACGTGACCGCGGGTCCGGACTTCGACCGCGTCCGCGTGACCTTCGAGAACCTCGATTCGTCGTGGGCGACCCAGACGGTCACCGAGACGAACGCCCGCAGCTTCGCGACCTACGACATCGGCGCTGGCGTCGGCGACCGCTACCGAATCACGGTGGCGGCGCTGGACGCGGGGGGCAACGTCCTCGACTCGCGGACCATCTCCGACGTTGCCGACGGCGACAACCCCGACGCGAACACGGGACTCCCCGAGTCGAACGACCCGAAGATTCGCGGTGCCGCACTCATCGACCTGACGCAGGAGGGCGCGACGTACGAACTGAACTACAACGTCACGAACACGTCGAACCTCTCGGAGATTCGCGTCGAGTTCGACAACCTCGACGCGCCCTCGGCCACCGCAGAACTCAGCGGAACCGCACCCCGCGGGACCATCGCGGGCTACTCGGCGTACGACGGGACCGAAGGCGACGACTACGAGGCGGTCATCCGCGTCTTCGACGAGGACGGCGTGCTCGTCGACCGCCGCGTCATCTCGGACGTTGCCGACGGCGTCGACCCCGCCGGAAACGACGACCTGACGCGGGCGTCTAGCCCGTCGTTCAAGGGGACACTCATCGACGACCTGAGCATGACGCAGGCCGACTACGAGGCCTCGTACAACGTCACCGACCGGGCGGAGTTCGACCGCGTCAGGCTGTGGGTCTCGAACGTGGACGACTCGTACGCCGAGGGAATCTACGAGAGCACGGACCCGCGGAACACCATCGACGACTTCGCCGCCGAGGACAACGGCGGGACGCTCGGGATGTCCTACCACATCCGGCTTCAGTTGCTTGACGCCGACGGCGTCGTCGTCGACGAACGCATCGTGACCGACGACGCGGACTGGACCGACCCGTCCGGAAACGACGGCCTCTCCCGCGCGGGAAGCCCCGCGCTCGACTCGGTGTCGGTGTCAGATAGATCGAATACGAATCAGAATCAGGTTCGCTACAGAATTGACTACGAAGTGGTCGAGACGAACGAGTTCGCCGAAGTTGAGGTGTACTTCCGCAACCGCCAGCAACCGCAGGCCAGCGGCGTCGTCCGAAGTACCGCGACGAGCGAGAACAACCTCGAATACACCGAAACCTACGGGACCGGGAACACCTACGACATCGAGGTCCGCGTCGTGGACGACGATGGTATCGTGGTCGACCGATACGTCATCTCGGATATCGCGGGCGACAAGAACGCCTGA
- a CDS encoding TatD family hydrolase, which yields MQEFDTPVVDNHLHLDPDHGRGLEAVKDFARSGGTHLLVVNKPSWLLGHEVETGEDFRPVFETTVEVVREASELLPGRAWPVLGVHPGLVSKLVDDRGYDPEAARDLMCAGLETAAEFVREGDALALKSGRPHYEVTDAVWEASNAVLRHGLDLAADCDCALQLHTESTTDLSDVAEWADERGVPGERVVKHYAQGHLTGGTPSVMSDKDRLEDAAERGDPFLMETDFIDDPDRPGAVMGPKTVPRRVDWLLDEGREDAVRNAHVETPALVYGVDTEATLDR from the coding sequence ATGCAGGAGTTCGACACGCCGGTCGTGGACAACCACCTCCACCTCGACCCGGACCACGGGCGCGGTCTGGAGGCGGTGAAAGATTTCGCCCGGAGCGGCGGCACGCACCTCCTCGTCGTCAACAAGCCCTCGTGGCTCCTCGGCCACGAGGTCGAGACGGGCGAGGACTTCCGCCCGGTGTTCGAGACGACGGTCGAGGTTGTCCGCGAGGCCTCAGAGCTACTCCCCGGGCGCGCGTGGCCGGTCCTCGGCGTCCACCCCGGTCTCGTCTCGAAACTCGTCGACGACCGCGGCTACGACCCCGAGGCCGCCCGCGACCTGATGTGCGCTGGCCTCGAGACCGCCGCCGAGTTCGTCCGCGAGGGCGACGCGCTCGCGCTCAAGTCCGGCCGCCCGCACTACGAGGTCACGGACGCCGTCTGGGAGGCCTCGAACGCCGTCCTCAGACACGGCCTCGACCTCGCGGCGGACTGCGACTGCGCGCTCCAACTCCACACGGAGTCGACGACCGACCTCTCGGACGTGGCCGAGTGGGCCGACGAGCGCGGCGTGCCCGGCGAGCGCGTGGTCAAACACTACGCGCAGGGCCACCTGACCGGCGGCACGCCGAGCGTCATGAGCGACAAGGACCGCCTCGAAGACGCCGCCGAGCGGGGCGACCCGTTCCTCATGGAGACCGACTTCATCGACGACCCCGACCGCCCCGGCGCGGTGATGGGGCCGAAGACCGTCCCCCGGCGCGTCGATTGGCTCCTCGACGAGGGGCGCGAGGACGCCGTCAGGAACGCCCACGTCGAGACGCCCGCGCTGGTCTACGGCGTCGACACCGAGGCGACGCTCGACCGATAG
- a CDS encoding Ig-like domain-containing protein has translation MELLDSERGQAVQVGAILLFGFLVIGLSLYQATVVPQQTKATEFGAYLDASDDLVSLHNDVLATATRGVQSGVTVQTGVQYRPRVVFINPGPPTGSLTLTDSRDITIAGADAVDGEPEAVRTLWDGGTRTYESKVLRYSPDYNEFDGTPITVSGAAVQREAGANVVPLGGQTLVSGNRITAVSIDGRIGQTAARTPLTVAPISSATRTVTVTNESDEDITLTLPVGSNATAWSRSPTADRMLENARVKAVSDLGDGADPTNSLVRVTLNGSYTYELRLAKVELSSSSAASTVASPDGQYLVPVTTGAAAAPDKSTEVVVEARDRYNNPVEGELINFTVTEGDASPTSRTVTTTDDGRAGFAFTPAADADGPITVRASGDLDGDGTVEAIEQTTYTVPLVNGSGSGGGTGAGDDGSTGEINPPQEDQDVILTGATATNGNDAARISLNNTGTERVVTSFRVSFYYPDQGGNGAETASFNGSPAQNVGADQYTLGPDRVTLPSDATTDITIDFAANKNLDTRGDFFILTVQFDDGEFATYFVAVP, from the coding sequence ATGGAACTCCTCGACAGCGAACGGGGGCAGGCGGTTCAGGTCGGCGCGATCCTCCTGTTCGGCTTCCTCGTCATCGGCCTGTCGCTCTACCAGGCGACGGTCGTTCCCCAGCAGACGAAGGCGACGGAGTTCGGGGCCTATCTGGACGCCTCGGACGACCTCGTGTCGCTCCACAACGACGTGCTCGCGACCGCGACGAGGGGAGTTCAGTCTGGGGTCACGGTCCAGACCGGCGTCCAGTACCGCCCGCGCGTCGTCTTCATCAACCCCGGCCCGCCGACGGGGAGTCTCACGCTCACGGACTCGCGGGACATCACTATCGCCGGTGCCGACGCCGTCGACGGCGAACCCGAGGCAGTCCGGACGCTCTGGGACGGCGGAACCCGGACCTACGAGAGCAAGGTCCTGCGCTACTCGCCGGACTACAACGAGTTCGACGGCACGCCGATCACAGTCTCCGGCGCGGCGGTCCAGCGCGAGGCCGGCGCGAACGTGGTCCCGCTCGGCGGCCAGACACTCGTCTCGGGGAACCGAATCACCGCCGTCTCCATCGACGGACGAATCGGCCAGACGGCGGCCCGAACCCCGCTGACCGTCGCGCCCATCTCGTCGGCCACGCGGACGGTGACCGTGACGAACGAGTCCGACGAAGATATCACCTTGACCCTCCCAGTCGGGTCGAACGCGACGGCGTGGAGTCGGTCGCCGACCGCCGACCGGATGCTGGAGAACGCCCGTGTGAAAGCCGTCTCCGACCTCGGCGACGGTGCGGACCCGACCAACAGCCTCGTCCGCGTCACCCTGAACGGCTCGTACACCTACGAACTCCGGCTCGCCAAGGTCGAACTGTCGTCCTCGTCGGCCGCCTCGACGGTCGCCAGCCCCGACGGGCAGTATCTCGTCCCGGTCACGACGGGAGCGGCCGCCGCGCCTGACAAGTCGACCGAAGTCGTCGTCGAAGCGCGCGACCGCTACAACAACCCCGTCGAAGGCGAACTCATCAACTTCACCGTTACCGAAGGCGACGCGTCACCGACCAGCAGGACCGTCACGACGACCGACGATGGCCGCGCCGGGTTCGCGTTCACGCCCGCCGCCGACGCGGACGGGCCGATAACCGTCCGCGCGTCGGGCGACCTCGACGGCGACGGGACGGTCGAGGCAATCGAGCAGACGACCTACACCGTTCCGCTGGTCAACGGGAGCGGCAGTGGCGGCGGAACGGGCGCGGGAGACGACGGGTCGACGGGAGAAATCAACCCGCCGCAGGAGGACCAAGACGTCATCCTAACGGGGGCGACCGCCACGAACGGAAACGACGCCGCTCGCATCTCCCTCAACAACACCGGAACGGAGCGCGTCGTGACGAGTTTCCGCGTCTCGTTTTACTACCCCGACCAGGGCGGTAACGGCGCCGAGACCGCGTCGTTCAACGGTTCGCCAGCTCAGAACGTGGGGGCTGATCAGTACACGCTTGGCCCGGACCGAGTCACGCTCCCGTCGGACGCGACGACGGACATCACCATCGACTTCGCGGCGAACAAGAACCTCGACACACGTGGCGACTTCTTCATCCTCACCGTCCAGTTCGATGACGGCGAGTTCGCGACGTACTTCGTCGCGGTCCCGTAG
- a CDS encoding S8 family serine peptidase, with product MAGTPNFDRRTFLKLAAAAGLTGAAGVTTATPGRSPGPKKEEILVGVSKTADSPRKAVEKHVPGNATVVHENKTLSYVAVKFPSVAADRARENFISAVTKRDEVKYAEKNVTHQALYTTNDPQYGSQYAPQQVNADTAWDTTLGSSDVTVAVVDQGVKYDHPDLSAQFGSDKGQDFVDADGDPYPDVLADEYHGTHVAGIAAGSTDNNEGIGGISDSSLLSGRALSESGSGSTSDIADAIEWAADQGADVINLSLGGGGYTSTMKNAVSYATQQGSLVVAAAGNDGSGSVSYPAAYSECVAVSALDPDETLASYSNYGTDIDLAAPGTNVLSCWTTDTEYKEISGTSMATPVVSGVAGLTLAVYDLSPADLRNQLKNTAVDIGLSENEQGAGRVDAANAVTTEPGSGGGGGGGGGDSTTSTIDDSLSSSADSDCWSYAWEYDSPSQVVVDLSGPASADFDLYVNEGSGTCPTTGSYDYRSWTTDSEEQIVVDNPDTSADLSVLVDSYSGSGSYTVTVTETE from the coding sequence ATGGCAGGCACACCGAACTTCGACAGACGAACCTTCCTGAAGCTCGCCGCGGCCGCCGGGTTGACCGGCGCGGCAGGCGTGACCACCGCGACGCCCGGTCGGTCCCCCGGCCCGAAGAAAGAAGAGATTCTCGTCGGCGTCTCGAAGACGGCTGACAGCCCGCGAAAGGCCGTCGAGAAGCACGTCCCCGGAAACGCGACGGTCGTCCACGAGAACAAGACCCTCAGTTACGTGGCCGTCAAGTTCCCGTCGGTCGCCGCCGACCGCGCCCGCGAGAACTTCATCTCGGCCGTCACGAAGCGCGACGAGGTGAAGTACGCGGAGAAGAACGTCACCCATCAGGCGCTCTATACGACGAACGACCCGCAGTACGGCAGTCAGTACGCGCCACAGCAGGTGAACGCCGACACCGCGTGGGACACCACGCTCGGCAGTTCCGACGTGACCGTCGCCGTGGTCGACCAGGGGGTCAAGTACGACCACCCCGACCTCTCGGCGCAGTTCGGCTCCGACAAGGGCCAGGACTTCGTCGACGCGGACGGTGACCCGTACCCGGACGTGCTCGCCGACGAATATCACGGAACCCACGTCGCCGGCATCGCCGCCGGCTCCACCGACAACAACGAGGGCATCGGCGGCATCAGCGACTCGTCGCTCCTCTCGGGGCGCGCGCTCTCCGAGTCCGGGAGCGGTTCGACGAGCGACATCGCCGACGCCATCGAGTGGGCCGCAGACCAAGGTGCGGACGTCATCAACCTCTCGCTCGGCGGGGGCGGCTACACGTCCACGATGAAAAACGCCGTGTCGTACGCGACCCAGCAGGGGAGCCTCGTCGTCGCCGCCGCCGGCAACGACGGGAGTGGGAGCGTCTCGTACCCCGCCGCCTACAGCGAGTGCGTCGCGGTCTCCGCGCTCGACCCCGACGAGACGCTGGCGTCGTACTCCAACTACGGCACCGACATCGACCTCGCCGCACCAGGGACAAACGTGCTGTCGTGCTGGACGACAGACACCGAGTACAAGGAGATATCCGGCACGTCGATGGCGACGCCGGTCGTCTCGGGGGTCGCCGGGCTCACACTCGCCGTCTACGACCTCTCGCCGGCCGACCTGCGAAACCAACTCAAGAACACCGCGGTTGACATCGGCCTCTCGGAGAACGAACAGGGCGCAGGTCGCGTCGACGCCGCGAACGCCGTCACGACCGAGCCGGGAAGCGGCGGCGGCGGTGGCGGTGGTGGCGGCGACTCGACCACCTCGACCATCGACGACTCGCTGTCGTCGTCGGCCGACTCCGACTGCTGGAGCTACGCGTGGGAGTACGACTCGCCGTCGCAGGTCGTCGTCGACCTCAGCGGCCCGGCGAGCGCCGACTTCGACCTCTACGTCAACGAGGGCTCGGGGACGTGTCCCACGACCGGGTCGTACGACTACCGGTCGTGGACCACGGACAGCGAAGAGCAGATAGTCGTCGACAACCCCGACACGTCGGCCGACCTCTCGGTGCTGGTCGACAGCTACTCCGGGAGCGGGAGTTACACCGTGACCGTCACCGAAACGGAGTAA
- a CDS encoding NYN domain-containing protein yields MDLLRRLVGPDGLPSGRVALFVDGPNVLRDEFDVDLDDIRAAARSLGGQLSAARLYLDEHATPGLIQAAEARGFEVIVTSGDVDVKLAVDLTRYAVEDRADVIAVASRDTDFKPALETANAYGLRTVAIAPGSYGRSDALQNAATHAMTLDELADGGD; encoded by the coding sequence ATGGACCTCCTGCGGCGGTTGGTCGGTCCCGACGGGCTCCCGTCGGGCCGAGTGGCGCTCTTCGTGGACGGGCCGAACGTCCTCCGCGACGAGTTCGACGTGGACTTAGACGACATCCGGGCGGCGGCTCGCTCCCTCGGCGGACAGTTGAGCGCGGCGCGACTCTACCTCGACGAGCACGCCACGCCGGGACTGATTCAGGCGGCCGAGGCGCGCGGCTTCGAGGTCATCGTCACGAGCGGCGACGTCGACGTGAAACTCGCGGTCGACCTCACGCGCTACGCCGTCGAGGACCGCGCCGACGTCATCGCGGTCGCCTCGCGGGACACCGATTTCAAGCCCGCCTTGGAGACGGCCAACGCCTACGGCCTGCGGACGGTCGCCATCGCGCCGGGGAGCTACGGCCGCTCGGACGCGCTCCAGAACGCGGCGACCCACGCGATGACGCTCGACGAACTCGCCGACGGCGGCGACTGA